The genomic stretch AGTCTCTGCAGGATATGCAGGCACGCCGCAATGCCGCGTCCAAGGAAATTGGTGCCGCGATGGCACAGAAGAACAGCGAACTGGCGGACAGATTGAAGGCCGAGGTGGCGGCGCTTAAGGACACGATGCCGGCGGCTGAGGAGCAAGAACGGCAGCTCTCTGCCGAATTGAATGATATCCTTTCGCGCATTCCCAATGTCCCGCTTGATGACGTGCCTGTTGGCAAAGACGAGGCGGACAATGTTGTGGCGCGCGTCGTTGGCCAGAAGCCGGGTTGGAATCACAAGGCCCGCGAGCACTTCGAGATCGGTGAAAACCTCGGTTACATGGATTTCGAGCGTGCTGCGAAGCTTTCAGGTGCTCGCTTTACGGTGCTCACATCGCAACTTGCCCGGCTGGAGCGTGCCCTTGGCCAGTTCATGCTGGACCTGCATACGGGTGAACACGGCTATATCGAAGTTTCCTCGCCGCTGATGGTGCGGGACGAAGCCATGTATGGCACCGGCCAATTGCCGAAGTTCTCAGAGGACCTGTTCAAGACCACCGACGGTCGCTGGTTGATACCGACTGCTGAAGTCACCCTCACCAACCTCGTTGCTGGCGAAATCCTGGACCAGGAAAAGCTGCCGCTGCGCTTTACCGCACTCACGCCATCCTTCCGCTCGGAAGCGGGCTCGGCCGGTCGCGATACCCGTGGCATGCTGCGCCAGCACCAGTTCTGGAAATGCGAACTGGTGTCGATCACGGATGCCGAGAGCGCAATCGCCGAGCATGAGCGCATGACGGCCTGCGCAGAGGAGGTGCTGAAGCGTCTCGGCCTGCATTTCCGTACCATGACGCTCTGCACCGGCGACATGGGCTTTGGTGCGCGCAAGACCTATGACATCGAGGTCTGGCTGCCGGGGCAGGATACCTACCGCGAAATCTCCTCCTGCTCGGTCTGCGGCGATTTCCAGGCCCGGCGCATGAATGCGCGCTACAGGAGCAAGGACGACAAGGCGACGAAATTCGTGCATACGCTCAACGGCTCAGGCACCGCAGTCGGTCGCTGCCTGATCGCTGTCATGGAAAACTATCTGAACGAAGATGGGTCCATCACTGTCCCTGACGTCTTGCTGCCCTACATGGGCGGCGTCACGAAGATCGAAAAGGCCGACTGAGCGGAACAAGACAAGGTGAGGGCAATGCGCATACTGCTGACCAACGACGATGGGATCCACGCCGAAGGCCTGGCAGTTCTGGAGCGTATTGCCCGCCAGCTGTCTGACGATGTGTGGATCGTTGCTCCCGAAACGGACCAAAGCGGTCTGGCGCATTCCCTGACATTGTCGGAGCCCTTGCGACTGCGGCAGATCGACGAGAAACGGTTTGCACTGCGCGGCACGCCCACCGACTGCGTGATCATGGCGATCCGCAAGGTACTTGATCGTAAGCCGGATCTGGTGCTTTCGGGTGTAAATGCCGGGGGCAACATCGCTGACGATGTCACCTATTCCGGAACGGTTGCCGGCGCAATCGAGGGGACCGTCCATGGCGTGCGCTCCTTCGCGCTCAGCCAACTCTACGATTATGTCCGGCGCACGCCGATCCCCTGGGAGGTTGCTGAGGCCTTTGCACCGGACCTGATCCGCAAGCTCCTCAATGTCGATCTGCCCCCCGGCACCTTCCTCAACATCAATTTCCCCAGTGCCGCTCCATCGGACGTTGCGGGAATTGAGGTCACGGGGCAGGGCAAGCTGGATTTCGGCTTGAGCGTTGAAGAGCGCCACGACGGGCGCGGCGTACCCTATTTCTGGCTCCAGTTTGGTGACCGTAAAGGCAATTTCCGCGCCGGGACGGACCTTCAGGCGATGCGCGAGAAAAAGATTTCGGTGACACCTCTGAAGCTGGATATGACGGATTATGCCGTCCAGGATCGACTGGCTCAGGCTCTTGGCTTTGGGAGCGATGATTGAGATCTGCGCTGCGTGAACGGGAAGGTTTTGCGGCTCTGGTGCTGCGGCTTCGCGCCGAGGGTATCACCAATCTCGATCTCTTGACTGCGGTGGAACAGACCCCGCGCTCTCAATTCGTGCCGTCGGAATATTCGGAAAGCGCTTATTCAAGCCGTTCGATTCCGATCGAATGCGGCTCCTTCATGGAAGGCGCTGATCTGGCCGTCCGGCTTCTGTCTCTATTGCAAATCAAGCCGGGGCAGCGCGTTCTGGAAATCGGGACCGGAAGCGGCTTCATGACAGCAGTGCTCGGACGCATGACGGAGCGGGTTATCTCGCTCGAGCGCTACCGCACCCTGATTTCCTTAGCGCAAAAGCGCATTGAGGTGCTCGGAATACGGAACATCATTCTGAAGCATGCTGACGGGATGAACGGTTTGCCGGGTGAGGGGACGTTCGACCGCATCATCGCCACGGCTGCATTTCCGGCCCATCCGCGATTCTTTGCGGAGCAGCTGGTGTCCGGCGGGATGCTTCTGGCTCCGGTGATGATCGATGAAACGACTTGCATGATGATGCGTCTCACCAAGACCGGCAGCCGCTTTGAGCGGGAGGATCTGTTCCCGTTCCCTATCTGCCGATCACGCCAAAAATGGCGTTGCACCTGTGAGCAAATCGCCTGCGGTTTATGCATCTTCTGGAATTAGTTCATAACGATTCAGACGGATTAACCGGCCAGTAACACTAACGCGCTTTAATGAATCCACATCCAGTAGCGTAATTTGTGGGTTTGGTCATGCGTCAGAGTGTATCTCCAAGAGTCGGACTGCCAGTTTCCCGGATTTGCGGGCTGATGCTGCTGGCAAGCACTGCCGCAGGCTGCAGCTCCGATGCCTCCCGCTTCAGCTCGGTGTTTGCGCCTGATACGTTGACAACCGCCTCTATTCCCGACCGCAGCTCCGTGGTAAGGCAGCCGCCAGTTCCCGCAGAAGATATCGGTAGCGCATCGATGGCCGCACGCCAGCAGACGCTGTCGCAACCTTATCCGCAGCAGCAGGCCGTGGCTCCGGCCTCAGCGCGTGCCGCAAGCACGCCGGTGGCGGTTCAGCGGGCAGAGTTGTCTGCGCCGACTTTGGCGGCATCAACCGCCAATAATGCAGCGCGTCAGGAAGCGCTGTCGCAGCCCTTCCCCAATCGTCCGGCGGGTGCCGCCCCCGCCTCCAGTCAGCAGACTGCCGCAGCGCCGATTGTTGCCGACAATCTGACCACCGGTTCCAATAGGGCAGCGCAGGGATGGAGCGCTGCAAATGGTGCGCGTATTACTTTGCGTCCGGGTGAAACCATTGCCATGCTGGCTGATCGTTATGGTGTGCCGGAGCGCGAGATCCTGCGGGCCAATGGTCTGACACATTCTTCGGACGCAGCAAGCGGTCAGCTCGTCATCATTCCGACATTTAATGGCGGTGCCAATGTCGCCCGGGCTGCCGCTGAAGCCTCAGGCCTTCCGACGGAGCGCAAGCCAATCGTCCCTGACCAGCCGCAGCAGAATGTTGCGGTTCTGCCAGCGACGCCCAGTTCACGGGAAAAGACGCAAGTTGCCAATACGGCAGCAACCGGCAATGCCCAGACGGGCGCTGGTGCGGGTGGCTCCGGCTACACCGTCAAACCAGGTGATTCGCTGACCAAGATTGCGAAAGCAAATGGGGTGAGTGTCGACAGTCTCAAGCAGGCAAACGGTCTTTCTACGGCCAATATCCGAATCGGTCAGGTTCTGGCGATCCCGACTGCGGGAACGCCTGTTGCTGCAGCGCCGGTGTCTCAGAAGGCCGATCCGGTCAAGACTGCTTCTGTTCCGGCAACTCCCGCCAACCAGCCAGCTGGCTACACGCCCCCGGCCAACAAATCCGTCACGGAAGTTGCAAAGGCTGATCCGCAGGCAGCGGCGCCGGAGCTCACAGGAATTGGCAAGTATCGCTGGCCGGCCAATGGCGCCGTGATCGCGCGCTTTGGTGCCAATATTGATGGAAAGCGCAGCGACGGTATTGCGATTTCGGTGCCGAAGGGAACCCCGGTCAAGGCTGCCGAGAATGGCGTGGTGATCTATGCCGGCAACGGATTGAAGGAGCTCGGAAACACCGTCCTGATCCGGCATGATGATGGCAAGGTCACGGTTTATGGCCATGCAGACAGCCTGAACGTCCAGCGTGGGCAGAAGGTCCAGCGCGGCCAGACGATCGCCAGTTCTGGTATGAGCGGCAATGTGAAGCGACCGATGCTGCATTTTGAGGTTCGCAAGGATGCGGCCCCCGTCGATCCGATGAGCTATCTCGAATAGTCACCCTCAGATAGAGGTAAATACAGAAAGACCCGCAGCACATGGTGTGCGCGGGTCTTTCTGTGTTCTGGCGCCGGGACAGTCTCAGTCGCGGCTCGTCGATATCCGAAAGCGCCCGGCAGCATCCTGAATATACTGCCAGGCCACGCGGCCGGAGCGTCCGCCGCGTGTGGTGGCCCATTCAAGCGCCTCACGATGCAAGTCTTCCTGTGACAGTGGCAGGTTGAAATGGGTTGCATAACCATCGATCATGGTCAGGTAGTCATCCTGGCTGCACTTGTGGAAGCCGAGCCAGAGGCCAAAGCGGTCGGAAAGGGAAACCTTTTCCTCAACCGCCTCCGATGGGTTGATCGCCGTTGATTGCTCGTTCTCCATCATGTGGCGCGGCAGAAGATGGCGACGGTTCGACGTTGCATAGAACAGGACGTTTTCGGGTCGTCCTTCAATGCCGCCGTCGAGCGCCGCCTTCAGCGACTTGTAGGCTGTATCATCATGATCGAAGGAGAGGTCGTCGCAGAATACGATCGTCCTGTGACCGCCAGACTTGATGACCTCCAGAAGGGTAGGGAGGGTCGAGATATCCTCTCGGTGGACTTCCACAAGCTTGAGTGCTCCCTGTCCTGCCTTGTTGATGTCGGCATGCACGGCCTTGACGAGCGAGGATTTGCCCATGCCGCGGGCACCCCACAGCAGGACATTGTTGGCGGGAAAGCCTTCGGTAAAACGAAGCGTGTTCTCGTGCAGGATATCCCGCACATGATCGACGCCCCGGATAAGAGACAGGGCAACGCGATTGGGGCGGGTCACGGGATTGAGGCGATGACCTGACGGGCTCCAGACAAAGCAATCCGCAGCGCTCCAGTCGGTCGTTGCCGGTGGAGGCCCGGCCAGGCGTTCCACGGCGTCGGCCAGTCGTCTCAATTCCCTGAGAATTGCAAGTGTCGTGTCCTCGGCCATCGGTCATGATCCTCCCGTCTGAGCCCGCCTTGAAGGCGGTCGCGGCGAGGTAGCATGACGTTTTCGTGTATCAAAGCCGTGCAGGCTGGAAAATGGTACGCTGCGGCGCTGTTTCTGTTGCATTTGAAGGGTGTGTCACTATATTCCGGCGACCTGAGGGCGGGGGCAGACGATCCCGCAGAGCTGGATTTCATAGGAGTTCTTCATGTTTATTACTGAGGCCTTTGCACAGGACGCCGCTGCGCCGAGCGCAATGGGCACCGGATTGGAAATGCTTTTCCTCTTCGCGCCGTTGATGGTGGTCTGGTATTTCTTCCTCATCCGCCCGCAGCGCCAGCAGATGAAGAAGCGTGAAGAAACACTGGCGGCCATTCGTCGTGGCGATCAGGTGATCATGGGCGGCGGTATCGTTGCCAAGGTCACCAAGGTGATTGACGACAAGGAACTGGAAGTCGAAATTGCCGAGGGTGTGAAAGTTCGGGCCATGCGCACCTATGTGGCGGAAGTCCGTGTAAAGGGTGAGCCGGTCAAGGCGGAAGCAGCTGCTTCCTGATTTCGTGCAGGCCGGCCTCGCGCCGGCCATTGCTTTTTCTGACGTTCCGACTTCGAGAGTTATATGCTGTATATTTCCCGCTGGAAAACATTGTTCATTTGGCTGACCGTCGCGTTCAGCGTGTTCGTTGCTTTGCCAAATGCGTTTACCGACGAGGAACTGGCCGGGCTGCCTACCTGGTTCCCGCAAGACAAGGTCACTCTCGGGCTCGACCTTCAGGGCGGCTCGCATATCATGCTGAAGCTGGAGCGTTCGGACATTGTTCAAGAACGCCTCGAGACGGTTGTCGGTGATATCCGAACCACCCTTCGCGACGCAGGTATTCGTTACACGGGTCTTTCGGGCGCGGGCCAACAGGTTCAGGTGCGGATTACCGACCCTGCGCAAGTTGATGCCGCCATCGAAGCTCTGTCTGAGATTACGGCGCCGGTCAGTGTCGGCGGCTTGACGGGTGGCACCGTCAACGAGGTGACGCTGGACCGTGGCTCGGATGGCGAGCTGCGCTTCATACTGACGGATGCGGGTATTGATTACCGTGTCAGCTCAGCCGTTACGCAGTCCATGGAAGTCGTGCGTCGGCGTGTGGACGAACTGGGCACCACTGAGCCGCTGATCCAGCGCCAGGGTGAAGACCGCATTATTGTACAGGTGCCGGGTCTGACCGATCCGC from Peteryoungia desertarenae encodes the following:
- the surE gene encoding 5'/3'-nucleotidase SurE is translated as MRILLTNDDGIHAEGLAVLERIARQLSDDVWIVAPETDQSGLAHSLTLSEPLRLRQIDEKRFALRGTPTDCVIMAIRKVLDRKPDLVLSGVNAGGNIADDVTYSGTVAGAIEGTVHGVRSFALSQLYDYVRRTPIPWEVAEAFAPDLIRKLLNVDLPPGTFLNINFPSAAPSDVAGIEVTGQGKLDFGLSVEERHDGRGVPYFWLQFGDRKGNFRAGTDLQAMREKKISVTPLKLDMTDYAVQDRLAQALGFGSDD
- a CDS encoding ATP-binding protein, whose product is MAEDTTLAILRELRRLADAVERLAGPPPATTDWSAADCFVWSPSGHRLNPVTRPNRVALSLIRGVDHVRDILHENTLRFTEGFPANNVLLWGARGMGKSSLVKAVHADINKAGQGALKLVEVHREDISTLPTLLEVIKSGGHRTIVFCDDLSFDHDDTAYKSLKAALDGGIEGRPENVLFYATSNRRHLLPRHMMENEQSTAINPSEAVEEKVSLSDRFGLWLGFHKCSQDDYLTMIDGYATHFNLPLSQEDLHREALEWATTRGGRSGRVAWQYIQDAAGRFRISTSRD
- the yajC gene encoding preprotein translocase subunit YajC, with protein sequence MFITEAFAQDAAAPSAMGTGLEMLFLFAPLMVVWYFFLIRPQRQQMKKREETLAAIRRGDQVIMGGGIVAKVTKVIDDKELEVEIAEGVKVRAMRTYVAEVRVKGEPVKAEAAAS
- the serS gene encoding serine--tRNA ligase, whose translation is MLDIKWIRDNPEALDAALAKRSADPMAAMLVALDEKRRSVVQSLQDMQARRNAASKEIGAAMAQKNSELADRLKAEVAALKDTMPAAEEQERQLSAELNDILSRIPNVPLDDVPVGKDEADNVVARVVGQKPGWNHKAREHFEIGENLGYMDFERAAKLSGARFTVLTSQLARLERALGQFMLDLHTGEHGYIEVSSPLMVRDEAMYGTGQLPKFSEDLFKTTDGRWLIPTAEVTLTNLVAGEILDQEKLPLRFTALTPSFRSEAGSAGRDTRGMLRQHQFWKCELVSITDAESAIAEHERMTACAEEVLKRLGLHFRTMTLCTGDMGFGARKTYDIEVWLPGQDTYREISSCSVCGDFQARRMNARYRSKDDKATKFVHTLNGSGTAVGRCLIAVMENYLNEDGSITVPDVLLPYMGGVTKIEKAD
- a CDS encoding peptidoglycan DD-metalloendopeptidase family protein, with translation MRQSVSPRVGLPVSRICGLMLLASTAAGCSSDASRFSSVFAPDTLTTASIPDRSSVVRQPPVPAEDIGSASMAARQQTLSQPYPQQQAVAPASARAASTPVAVQRAELSAPTLAASTANNAARQEALSQPFPNRPAGAAPASSQQTAAAPIVADNLTTGSNRAAQGWSAANGARITLRPGETIAMLADRYGVPEREILRANGLTHSSDAASGQLVIIPTFNGGANVARAAAEASGLPTERKPIVPDQPQQNVAVLPATPSSREKTQVANTAATGNAQTGAGAGGSGYTVKPGDSLTKIAKANGVSVDSLKQANGLSTANIRIGQVLAIPTAGTPVAAAPVSQKADPVKTASVPATPANQPAGYTPPANKSVTEVAKADPQAAAPELTGIGKYRWPANGAVIARFGANIDGKRSDGIAISVPKGTPVKAAENGVVIYAGNGLKELGNTVLIRHDDGKVTVYGHADSLNVQRGQKVQRGQTIASSGMSGNVKRPMLHFEVRKDAAPVDPMSYLE